The following proteins come from a genomic window of Lolium rigidum isolate FL_2022 chromosome 5, APGP_CSIRO_Lrig_0.1, whole genome shotgun sequence:
- the LOC124654921 gene encoding uncharacterized protein LOC124654921, with product MDRKQGFFSALRDEVARGLSPARARRRAEEAAAAKAALRYAGGGGGGEALAPLMEGPDPEEAGGGDGAGRPRRDRDGWGRWVRGQLARAPSAGPAAPSGGAARRSDLRMLLGVMGAALAPVHVCAAEPLPHLSIKDTPIETSSAQYILQQYLAASGGQKLLSSVRNAYAMGKVRMVATECETAGRVVKNRMAARCAEPGRFVLWQMAPEMWYIELAVGGSKVHAGCNGKLVWRHTPWLGAHSAKGPVRPLRRALQGLDPLTTASMFAGARCIGERKVNGDDCFILKLCADPETLRARSEGLAEIIRHVLFGYFSQKTGLLVHLEDSHLTRIQSTTGGDAVYWETTINSFIEDYRPVEGIMIAHSGRSAVTLFRFGEVAMSHTKTRMEEAWSIEEVAFNVPGLSMDCFIPPTDIKSGSISETVELPHSGKSKVGLLPCHGAKVAALEKADGNVAWSGALQRDCK from the exons ATGGACAGGAAGCAGGGCTTCTTCTCGGCGCTGCGGGACGAGGTGGCGCGCGGGCTGTCgccggcgcgggcgcggcggagggcggaggaggcggcggccgccaAGGCCGCCCTGCGgtacgcgggcggcggcggcggcggggaggcgctCGCGCCGCTCATGGAGGGCCCGGAtccggaggaggccggcggcggcgacggcgccgggCGACCGCGCAGGGACCGGGACGGCTGGGGCCGGTGGGTGCGCGGCCAGCTCGCGCGCGCGCCGTCGGCCGGCCCGGCGGCGCCTTCCGGCGGCGCCGCGAGGCGGAGCGACCTCAGGATGCTGCTCGGGGTCATGGGCGCCGCGCTCGCGCCCGTGCATGTCTGCGCCGCCGAGCCGCTCCCGCACCTCAGCATCAAGGACACCCCCATT GAGACTTCGTCGGCGCAGTACATTCTGCAGCAGTATCTGGCTGCCTCCGGCGGGCAGAAGCTCCTCTCGTCCGTCCGAAACGCCTATGCCATGGGGAAGGTGCGCATGGTGGCGACCGAGTGTGAGACTGCTGGCCGTGTCGTCAAGAACCGCATGGCAGCACGCTGTGCCGAGCCAGGTCGGTTCGTGCTCTGGCAGATGGCTCCGGAGATGTGGTACATTGAGCTGGCTGTTGGTGGGAGCAAGGTGCACGCCGGATGCAACGGCAAGCTCGTCTGGCGCCACACCCCATGGCTCGGCGCTCATTCTGCCAAGGGACCTGTTCGCCCTCTCCGCCGTGCTCTTCAG GGTCTGGATCCTTTGACCACAGCCAGCATGTTTGCTGGTGCACGCTGCATCGGCGAGAGGAAGGTGAATGGGGATGACTGCTTCATTCTGAAGCTGTGTGCTGATCCTGAGACGCTAAGAGCACGCAGCGAGGGGCTTGCCGAGATCATCCGGCATGTTCTCTTTGGCTACTTTAGCCAGAAGACCGGGCTTCTTGTCCACCTTGAGGATTCTCACCTCACCCGAATTCAGTCCACGACTGGAGGGGATGCAGTTTACTGGGAGACTACCATCAATTCATTCATCGAGGACTACAGGCCAGTGGAGGGCATAATGATTGCACATTCCGGGCGCTCGGCCGTGACCCTTTTCCGTTTCGGAGAGGTCGCCATGAGCCACACAAAGACTCGCATGGAGGAGGCATGGAGCATCGAGGAGGTCGCGTTCAATGTCCCCGGTCTCTCCATGGACTGCTTCATCCCACCCACTGATATCAAGTCTGGGTCCATCAGCGAGACGGTTGAGCTTCCGCACAGTGGGAAGAGCAAGGTCGGTCTTCTTCCATGCCATGGTGCTAAGGTTGCTGCTTTAGAGAAGGCTGATGGTAACGTTGCGTGGAGCGGAGCCCTGCAGCGAGATTGCAAGTGA